From the Huiozyma naganishii CBS 8797 chromosome 2, complete genome genome, one window contains:
- the UTP22 gene encoding rRNA-processing protein UTP22 (similar to Saccharomyces cerevisiae UTP22 (YGR090W); ancestral locus Anc_3.426): MMSGVKRKASELNDKTEVDAKQLKTESTAAVDETQDIIKTGDSRTSQNGDVESDSENDDDHDEEEEEATGGNAPPGKSTTSSQDIHLARETAELFKSNIFKLQIDELLEQVKLNNKHILKVEKFLHKLYDMIQLIPEWEEQSLTDVQSYFKGKITTVPFVDPKPTVGNTKYNFNYLKPDISLVGSFALKTGIYQPQGSSVDILLTMPKSLFEKKDFLNFRCLHKRSVYLAYLTHHLSVLFEKEKWNDFLSLEFKYFNNDNLLPILTINCAKPTTGEAKLDQEYNFYKTKFSINLIIGFPEKVFEPKKLLPNKNCIRVAQENTETHLPATPLYNFSILFSSTYESYLKYLYKAKKETEAFRDASILGRLWLQQRGFSSKTAHSGSLGGFGNFEFTTLMAALLNGGGVNGNKILLHGFSSYQLFKGVIKYLATMDLCTDGHLQFHSDINYSDSISKYVDEGFKTPTIFDKTTKVNILTKMTVSSYGVLKMFAKETLKMLNNVVQDQFANIFLTNISKSDNIKYDLCYDVEMKTGEASNLESLLNAKFTPIERVKYITVENFLVHRANSVINYALGDRISAVEVELVGQKNDFSIKKRKVYSNAGGHGLNFEHMRIKIMVNPAESEKLVTKGPAHSEEVTPEATFFKNFWGPKASLRRFKDGSITHCCVWSSSASEPIISFVLDFILKRHITERLEVHGNITKQFQNLLPLPNLPANSKTSILNLNSFYDVKKSFDKLYKIVFKMNLPLSIKSILPIGSAFRYTSICQLVPYAYSNPDFLQDVILEFETSQKWPDEITSLEKAKTAFLLKIHEILENEHNSQYKSFFTRDESIPFNLDVTTLNVLTQEGYGFRFRILTERDEILYLRAISNARNEIKPLLENTFLKFTAKSQGSVRHTRTIENISHAFPLYTGVVRLFKKWLDSHLLLGHLNDELVELIAMKPFVDPAPFSIPGSLENGFLKILKFISQWNWREDPLILDLVKPEEDFLSSFEKSIGGSDLDAKMMHKLSERLTLSQYKDIQANFNNLRKTDPNGLHLQFFIASRNDPSGILYSSNIPLAICTRLTALAKVAINLIQTHGLNKQTIELLFAPGLNDYDFVIHLRTPHGLRLSSGVASDSDFKNISNQAAPAEFPDDISLLSEKMDPTLQLVKYLNMKYKNSLIFSSHRFIGVNGGKNGDKNVITGLIKPAFKNAQKFRVNIDCNVKPVDAETVELNKDALFQEIAAFGNDLVVDFQSK, encoded by the coding sequence ATGATGAGCGGCGTTAAAAGAAAGGCCTCGGAATTAAACGACAAAACAGAAGTTGATGCAAAGCAATTAAAGACGGAAAGCACTGCTGCGGTTGACGAAACTCAAGATATCATCAAAACTGGTGACTCGCGCACTTCACAAAACGGTGACGTCGAGAGCGACTCTGAAAATGATGACGACCacgatgaagaggaggaggaagcAACTGGTGGAAACGCCCCTCCTGGTAAAAGCACCACTTCTTCTCAAGATATTCATCTAGCAAGGGAAACAGCCGAACTGTTCAAGTCcaatattttcaaactgCAGATCGATGAATTACTAGAGCAAGTTAAGCTAAACAACAAGCACATACtcaaagttgaaaaattcttACATAAGCTTTACGACATGATCCAGCTTATACCAGAGTGGGAGGAGCAATCCTTGACCGATGTTCAATCGTACTTCAAGGGGAAAATAACAACAGTTCCCTTTGTTGATCCGAAGCCAACAGTGGGGAACACGAAATACAACTTTAATTATCTAAAGCCAGATATCTCTCTGGTAGGCTCGTTTGCTTTGAAAACGGGGATATATCAGCCACAGGGATCCTCCGTGGATATTCTACTCACTATGCCGAAATCcttgtttgaaaagaaggatTTTTTAAACTTTAGATGTCTACACAAGAGAAGTGTGTACCTTGCGTACCTGACCCATCATTTGTCtgttctctttgaaaaggagaaatGGAACGACTTTTTATCCTTGGAGttcaaatatttcaatAACGATAATCTCCTACCTATACTGACGATAAATTGTGCTAAACCAACCACGGGTGAAGCGAAACTAGACCAGGAATACAACTTCTACAAAACAAAGTTTTCTATTAATCTGATTATTGGGTTCCCGGaaaaagtttttgaaccaaAGAAACTATTACCAAACAAAAACTGTATCAGGGTTGCACAAGAGAACACTGAAACACACTTACCTGCTACCCCTCTTTACAACTTTTCCATTCTTTTCTCGTCAACTTATGAATCGTATTTGAAATACCTGTACAAAGccaaaaaggaaacagaGGCGTTCAGAGATGCCTCAATTTTGGGGAGGTTATGGTTGCAACAACGTGGCTTCTCTTCCAAGACCGCTCACTCTGGCTCACTGGGTGGATTCGGTAACTTTGAATTCACCACTTTGATGGCTGCATTGTTGaatggtggtggtgttaATGGGAATAAGATATTACTACATGGGTTCTCATCCTATCAATTATTCAAAGGTGTGATAAAGTACCTGGCTACTATGGATCTTTGCACCGATGGTCATCTACAGTTTCATTCGGACATAAATTACTCTGACTCGATTTCGAAATACGTTGACGAGGGGTTTAAAACTCCAACAATTTTCGACAAAACCACCAAAGTAAATATTCTAACAAAAATGACAGTTTCCTCGTACGGGGTCCTGAAAATGTTTGCTaaggaaactttgaagatgcTGAACAACGTCGTACAGGATCAATTTGccaatatatttttgacCAACATCAGTAAGTCGGATAACATCAAATACGATCTTTGTTACGATGTGGAAATGAAAACAGGCGAAGCTTCAAACCTGGAATCACTGTTGAATGCCAAGTTCACACCCATAGAGAGAGTCAAATACATAACTGTTGAAAACTTTCTCGTTCATCGGGCCAACAGTGTCATTAATTATGCCTTGGGTGATAGAatttctgctgttgaagttgaacttGTGGGTCAGAAAAATGATTTTTCTATAAAAAAACGGAAGGTATATTCAAATGCTGGAGGTCACGGCTTGAACTTTGAACATATGAGAATTAAAATAATGGTAAATCCAGCTGAAAGCGAAAAATTAGTTACGAAGGGTCCTGCTCATTCGGAAGAGGTTACCCCAGAAGCCacgtttttcaaaaacttttgGGGTCCAAAGGCCTCTCTTCGTCGTTTCAAGGATGGGTCCATAACACATTGTTGTGTTTGGAGTTCCTCTGCATCTGAGCCTATAATTTCGTTCGTTTTGGACTTTATCTTAAAAAGGCACATAACTGAAAGGTTGGAAGTGCATGGCAATATAACTAAGCAATTTCAAAACTTACTGCCGCTACCAAACTTGCCAGCTAATTCGAAGACatcaattttgaatttgaacagtttctaCGATGTCAAGAAGTCCTTTGACAAACTCTACAAAATCGTTTTCAAGATGAATTTGCCCTTATCGATTAAATCCATTTTACCCATCGGCTCGGCATTCAGATATACCTCGATTTGCCAACTTGTACCCTATGCATACTCAAACCCAGACTTTTTACAAGATGTTATTTTAGAGTTTGAGACATCACAAAAATGGCCGGATGAAATCACATCTTTGGAGAAGGCCAAAACTGCATTTTTATTAAAGATTCATGAAATATTGGAAAACGAACATAATTCCCAGTACAAGTCATTTTTCACACGGGACGAATCTATTCCATTTAATCTGGATGTCACTACTTTGAATGTTTTGACTCAAGAGGGTTATGGGTTCAGATTCCGTATTCTGACCGAACGAGATGAAATCTTGTATTTGAGAGCTATTTCCAATGCCAGAAATGAAATCAAACCACTACTAGAAAACACTTTCTTAAAGTTTACAGCGAAGTCTCAAGGATCTGTGAGACATACGAGAACCATTGAAAATATTTCTCATGCTTTCCCCCTTTATACCGGTGTTGTCAGATTGTTTAAAAAATGGCTTGATTCGCACTTGCTGCTAGGACACTTGAACGATGAGCTGGTAGAATTAATTGCCATGAAACCATTTGTTGACCCTGCTCCTTTTTCAATACCAGGTTCTCTAGAAAATggttttttgaagattctgaAATTCATTAGCCAATGGAATTGGAGGGAGGACCCTCTTATTTTGGATTTAGTAAAACCGGAAGAGGATTTCTTGAGTTCTTTTGAGAAAAGCATAGGTGGCTCCGACTTAGATGCAAAAATGATGCATAAATTATCCGAACGGTTGACACTTTCCCAGTATAAAGACATTCAAGCCAATTTCAACAACCTGAGAAAAACGGATCCGAATGGTCTACACCTCCAATTCTTTATCGCTTCGAGGAACGACCCAAGTGGGATTCTTTATTCGAGTAATATTCCATTGGCAATTTGTACGAGGTTAACTGCTTTGGCGAAGGTTGCCATTAATTTAATTCAAACACATGGTCTTAACAAGCAAACTATTGAACTTTTGTTTGCACCCGGCTTGAATGACTACGATTTTGTTATTCACCTGAGGACTCCTCATGGATTAAGACTATCTTCAGGTGTTGCATCAGATTCTGATTTCAAGAATATCTCAAATCAAGCTGCCCCTGCTGAATTCCCAGACGATATAAGCCTCTTAAGCGAAAAGATGGACCCGACTCTACAGTTGGTAAAGTATTTGAATATGAAGTACAAAAACAGTCTCATCTTTTCAAGTCACCGTTTTATTGGGGTCAATGGTGGTAAGAACGGCGATAAGAACGTGATAACTGGTTTAATAAAACCCGCCTTCAAGAATGCTCAAAAGTTCAGAGTCAACATCGATTGCAACGTGAAGCCAGTTGACGCAGAAACAGTTGAGTTAAATAAGGATGCATTATTCCAAGAAATAGCAGCATTTGGTAATGATTTGGTTGTTGATTTTCAGAGTAAATAA
- the NNF2 gene encoding Nnf2p (similar to Saccharomyces cerevisiae NNF2 (YGR089W); ancestral locus Anc_3.425), which produces MTDHQPIHFARTHRFKDTLALLIVFLSFNHFFSLCLLASFVVATRFKNFLAHCFIVLFLSKSPSPCISEATHSRKPLTTNSSNSKLHAKRRTKSLSKSIGSAKDICNYGKLKCSTENSRNFHSLITLLAVEIVGATVIRKYGSDYFVSPIETLAMAIVASFLINDPVECLSYATACTVLYAVSMNISRKVVPMISPLSFHPGTNLERNMRTLCLIWLNVTDTMKTLEYHLFSKYARYIRGIRFYLSFHVVFFQFSKNTFSPNGKKYTLLNPPPKFTFPLLNFGEQKDLKASENDVKDSSGNHYSDSSSPTPKQSAKPSPFTSPSDSSADISGITYSTQPSIAVPYFSKMVRNVKSYSPLVPLPDNDLKSASNTAQPLTMNDTQNVDTLPTSSYLNQLHDLTVDLSQLDKTSKLTTDITVMTNIENFIRDLFRGKSKYLIPPLWSMVVTLKTTNFEKRYVKSTTNNVIPDPTVDSELYSMESNGVTESVFTNSASKSMALIAQSKANDYNQLNLVNTNSNIFNRGENDYKVCIIEIGTHSLTFHIENLFDGELIVLVNGLIWSEVSCALVMEHVGEEYVIVSGLVPSCSYDIQFINRLNHSHDYLIADLIVRTNSIGKGKYKVGAAENESDGFVKMDFGFPSYYHRKFLSPLLTLKHSVLTTNANLSEERAKLKKTKKEISKKLASLRQEIGHFKGKIKQHESNDEKNTSRAENLKVTISQNETAIATLEAQMEVYTKQEMDLEDEYLKRKDCHLKKELDYSKLEETSKQNYDELVEQEAKLRSEYQLLLGKKDKLETRNGKLQKEVLQNNSIVEDFKAEYIPRKDRERTERIERMIMEVNELELNMKALEQDVSRLESGNETMKNAKTSFQT; this is translated from the coding sequence ATGACAGATCACCAGCCAATACATTTCGCGAGAACTCATAGGTTTAAGGACACACTGGCCCTGCTTATCGTATTCCTAAGCTTCAACCATTTCTTCTCATTATGTCTCCTTGCGTCCTTCGTCGTCGCTACAaggttcaagaacttcttGGCACACTGCTTCATTGTCCTGTTCTTGTCAAAGAGTCCCTCTCCATGCATAAGTGAAGCAACTCACTCTAGAAAACCACTGACTACTAACAGCTCGAATTCAAAGTTGCACGcaaagagaagaacaaaatcTTTGTCCAAGAGTATTGGCAGCGCCAAAGATATCTGTAACTACGGTAAGCTGAAATGCTCAACTGAAAATTCAAGAAATTTCCATTCATTGATAACTCTCTTAGCGGTGGAGATCGTTGGTGCCACAGTGATTAGGAAGTACGGGTCAGACTATTTTGTAAGCCCAATAGAAACATTGGCAATGGCCATAGTGGCATCCTTCCTGATCAATGACCCAGTAGAGTGCTTGAGTTACGCTACAGCATGTACAGTACTGTACGCCGTGTCAATGAATATATCACGTAAAGTGGTCCCCATGATCTCACCTCTTTCGTTTCATCCAGGTACAAACTTGGAAAGGAATATGCGTACTTTGTGCTTGATCTGGTTGAATGTCACAGATACAATGAAGACCCTTGAGTATCATCTGTTTTCGAAATACGCGCGCTACATTCGTGGTATCAGGTTCTATCTCTCCTTCCATGTCGTATTCTTCCAGTTTAGTAAAAATACGTTTAGTCCCAACGGGAAAAAATATACGCTACTAAACCCACCACCAAAATTCACTTTCCCACTATTAAACTTTGGCGAACAAAAAGATTTGAAAGCCTCTGAAAATGACGTTAAAGATTCTTCCGGTAATCACTACAGCGATAGCAGCTCACCAACACCTAAACAAAGTGCAAAACCATCACCCTTCACATCCCCATCTGATTCTTCAGCAGATATCTCTGGGATCACGTACTCGACCCAACCCAGCATAGCGGTCCCCTATTTCTCCAAAATGGTCAGAAACGTGAAATCGTACTCACCTTTAGTGCCCCTCCCAGACAACGACTTGAAATCCGCCTCGAACACTGCGCAACCGTTGACAATGAACGATACCCAAAACGTAGATACATTGCCCACTTCCTCGTATTTGAACCAGCTGCATGATTTGACCGTCGATTTGTCCCAATTGGACAAGACGAGCAAGTTGACCACGGATATCACAGTCATGACCAATATCGAAAACTTCATTCGTGACTTGTTCAGAGGGAAAAGCAAATATCTGATCCCACCGTTGTGGTCGATGGTGGTGACTTTGAAAACTACAAATTTCGAAAAAAGATACGTCAAGAGCACCACAAACAACGTGATCCCGGACCCCACAGTGGACTCTGAACTTTACTCCATGGAATCCAACGGTGTCACAGAGAGTGTATTCACTAATTCTGCGTCAAAATCAATGGCACTAATTGCGCAAAGTAAAGCCAACGATTATAACCAACTAAACTTGGTCAATACAAATAGTAATATTTTCAACAGAGGTGAAAATGACTACAAAGTTTGCATCATTGAGATTGGGACCCACTCGCTCACATTCCACATTGAGAACCTGTTCGATGGTGAGCTCATCGTTTTAGTAAACGGACTCATCTGGTCGGAGGTGTCCTGTGCTCTTGTGATGGAGCACGTAGGTGAGGAGTACGTCATTGTCAGCGGATTGGTGCCCTCGTGCTCCTACGATATCCAGTTCATAAATAGACTTAACCACAGTCACGATTATTTGATTGCTGACCTGATAGTCAGAACCAACAGCATCGGGAAGGGTAAGTATAAAGTTGGTGCCGCTGAAAATGAGTCTGATGGGTTTGTGAAAATGGACTTCGGGTTCCCATCGTACTATCACCGGAAATTTTTATCACCATTACTGACTTTGAAGCATTCTGTGCTGACTACCAATGCGAATCTGTCAGAGGAGAGAGccaaattgaagaagactaAGAAGGAGATTAGCAAGAAGTTGGCGTCTCTAAGGCAGGAGATCGGCCATTTCAAGGGGAAGATCAAGCAACACGAATCCAATGACGAAAAAAATACGTCCAGAGCTgagaacttgaaagtgaccATCTCACAGAATGAAACTGCCATTGCGACTTTGGAAGCGCAAATGGAGGTGTACACGAAACAGGAAATGGATTTGGAGGATGAGtatttgaagaggaaagattGCCATTTGAAAAAGGAGTTGGATTATAGCAAACTGGAAGAAACCAGCAAACAGAACTACGATGAGCTTGTTGAGCAAGAGGCCAAGCTCAGAAGCGAATACCAACTTCTACTGGGAAAGAAGGATAAACTCGAAACGAGAAATGGCAAGCTCCAAAAGGAGGTCTTGCAAAATAACTCGATTGTCGAAGACTTCAAGGCAGAGTACATCCCTCGCAAGGACCGCGAACGTACTGAAAGAATAGAACGGATGATCATGGAGGTCAACGAACTCGAACTAAACATGAAAGCTCTTGAACAAGACGTCAGCCGGCTAGAGAGCGGGAACGAGACCATGAAAAATGCAAAAACCAGTTTTCAAACTTGA
- the PIL1 gene encoding lipid-binding protein PIL1 (similar to Saccharomyces cerevisiae PIL1 (YGR086C); ancestral locus Anc_3.420) → MHRTYSLRNARAPTASQLQSPPPPPASTRGKFFGKGGIAYAIRRNGAGAFGPDMARKLSQFVKMEKNVLRSMEIVANERRDAAKQLSLWGLENDDDVSDITDKLGVLIYEISELDDQFIDRYDQYRLTMKSVRDIEASVHPSKERKYKIDDKIAFLKYKDPQSPKIEILEQELVRAEAECLVAEAQLSNITRSKLRAAFTYQFDSMIEHAEKVALIAGYGRALLELLDDSPVTPGETRHAYDGYDASKQIIIDAEAALNEWTLDSAQVKPTLSFRQDYDDYEDEEEPEIEEVEEEEHPDHEQWVQEEEAPAEEHQEQEEPQQEEREVVAA, encoded by the coding sequence atGCACAGAACATACTCTTTGAGAAACGCTAGGGCGCCGACTGCCTCGCAGTTGCAGAGCCCCCCTCCGCCACCTGCCTCGACAAGGGGCAAGTTCTTCGGGAAAGGGGGGATCGCGTACGCGATCAGAAGGAACGGTGCCGGTGCGTTCGGCCCAGATATGGCGAGGAAGCTGTCGCAGTTCGTCaagatggagaagaacgtGCTGCGGTCGATGGAGATTGTCGCTAACGAGAGGAGGGACGCCGCTAAGCAGCTGTCGCTGTGGGGGTTggagaacgacgacgacgtctCGGATATCACGGATAAATTGGGGGTGCTTATCTACGAGATCAGTGAGCTGGACGACCAGTTCATCGACCGCTACGACCAGTACCGTTTGACCATGAAATCTGTTAGAGATATCGAGGCCTCGGTGCACCCATCGAAGGAGCGGAAGTACAAGATTGACGATAAGATTGCGTTCCTCAAGTACAAGGACCCACAGTCCCCAAAGATTGAAATCTTGGAACAAGAGTTGGTTAGAGCGGAGGCTGAGTGTCTTGTTGCAGAGGCACAACTGTCCAACATCACAAGGTCCAAATTGAGAGCCGCATTCACTTACCAGTTCGATTCCATGATCGAACACGCGGAGAAAGTCGCACTGATTGCAGGGTACGGGAGAGCGTTGCTAGAATTGCTAGACGACTCTCCAGTGACCCCGGGTGAGACAAGACACGCTTACGACGGGTACGACGCCTCAAAGCAGATCATCATCGATGCTGAAGCCGCGTTAAACGAATGGACCCTCGACTCAGCGCAAGTTAAACCAACTTTGAGCTTCAGACAGGACTACGACGATtacgaggacgaggaggaaccTGAGATCGAGGAGgtcgaagaggaggaacacCCGGACCACGAACAATGGgttcaagaagaggaggcTCCAGCTGAAGAACATCAAGAGCAGGAGGAACCACAGCAGGAAGAACGCGAAGTGGTTGCTGCCTGA
- the MRP13 gene encoding mitochondrial 37S ribosomal protein mS44 MRP13 (similar to Saccharomyces cerevisiae MRP13 (YGR084C); ancestral locus Anc_3.414), producing MLHIRQSLFKTGSAGRLRIRLQWRSESTGRTTPKQQLADYFEYYMTPIAQRPFIYRPRNANILLTMDIKDPKTNLPVKPRAPIKPIAKSVLNEYIKSATEKGELFEWFKNWTKVSVRKRHLWNYLDAKHIQNALVHSFFETGDYCRIVGFFYTKRGSLVNSGNVGAYNVEEFFNTLVMCNLHRQRVKGFNEPERAAKKLKVAWGVVTQRENKSGLADLLVQCMAKEQNFKPSLRAFVRKEVLELPTSASLSDSEELKQFVAANENTYLICRTLLDYGSDTITGGNLDTLKRFVTEYQQASQKFNLSDKYDAYVKALEQLYPKSEQSPAQTETTTDEPAQPSE from the coding sequence ATGCTGCATATAAGACAATCACTATTCAAGACTGGGTCAGCTGGGAGGTTAAGGATACGGCTGCAATGGCGGAGCGAATCGACTGGCCGCACGACTCCGAAACAGCAGTTGGCCGACTACTTCGAATACTATATGACGCCGATCGCGCAGAGACCGTTCATTTACAGGCCTAGAAACGCCAATATCTTGCTGACCATGGATATCAAGGACCCAAAGACGAATCTGCCCGTGAAGCCGCGTGCACCCATAAAGCCGATCGCGAAGTCCGTGTTGAACGAATACATCAAGTCAGCGACGGAGAAGGGCGAACTGTTTGAGTGGTTTAAGAACTGGACAAAAGTTTCCGTACGGAAACGTCATCTGTGGAACTACCTCGACGCAAAACATATACAGAACGCCCTGGTCCACTCGTTCTTTGAGACCGGGGACTACTGCAGGATCGTTGGGTTTTTCTACACGAAGAGGGGCTCCCTCGTGAATTCGGGGAACGTCGGTGCATACAACGTGGAggagttcttcaacactcTCGTGATGTGTAACCTCCACAGACAGCGGGTCAAGGGGTTCAATGAGCCAGAGAGAGCAgcgaagaagttgaaagtAGCGTGGGGGGTGGTGACACAGAGGGAGAACAAGTCAGGGCTCGCAGATTTGCTCGTACAGTGCATGGCCAAGGAACAGAATTTCAAACCATCGCTGAGGGCGTTTGTCCGCAAAGAAGTACTAGAACTCCCCACTAGTGCATCCCTCAGCGACTCCGAGGaattgaaacagtttgtcGCTGCCAACGAAAACACGTATTTGATTTGCAGGACACTCTTGGACTACGGTTCAGATACAATAACTGGCGGTAACCTcgacactttgaaaagattCGTCACCGAGTACCAACAAGCCTCTCAAAAGTTTAACCTCTCAGACAAGTACGACGCGTACGTAAAGGCTCTCGAACAATTGTACCCGAAGTCCGAACAGTCGCCTGCGCAAACGGAGACGACCACAGATGAGCCAGCACAACCGAGCGAATAA
- the GCD2 gene encoding translation initiation factor eIF2B subunit delta (similar to Saccharomyces cerevisiae GCD2 (YGR083C); ancestral locus Anc_3.413), with the protein MSNEKDVKVEDQNSGSAAQPAAETASSEKKLSNKELKELKKREKAAKRSAQKQASGITIEQQQLQAQAKREKKKQQQHREEQKREAKLKKIQNELNPSRKAKKTTLFSHLETTEERRASILAISSAVTSPVASRITASGLMIPMVASVVSGSQVYTTSSFSNSGPTLKNETAPKVQKSSPAVSGQAVTVAGTASVPDHSSTQDIAKSLATMSLESEDFGVVPGISSIVPHTLEESFENSQLVSSVKELLLNKDYIHPAITLLTTNLAHYKIVGSIPRCIAMLEAFQIVIRDYQTPKGTTLSRNLTNYLSHQIDILKKARPLSVTMGNAIRWIKQEISHIDPSISDEVAKQDLCEQIAQFAREKIELADQLIIENASNHIEKSATIVVYGSSKVISDLILHNTLQLQKNIKVIVVDSRPLFEGRSMANMLRRKGVDVMYSLITSLDAVFDMGVDYVFLGAHSILSNGFLYSRVGTAMIAMSAKRRNIPVLVCCESLKFSQRVQLDSVTFNELADPNDLVSIDYDNPLERRGNTGTLLKQFLKERETGRKKQESENKIKGKASVSSSNNRNKVNGASAPSEGGEEKNILDSWHGLKSLNIVNILYDLTPPEYIKKVITEFGALPPSSVPVILREYKGST; encoded by the coding sequence ATGAGCAACGAGAAGGACGTTAAAGTAGAAGATCAAAACTCTGGCAGTGCCGCGCAACCGGCTGCGGAAACTGCCTCTTCTGAGAAAAAACTGTCTAATAAAGAgttgaaagagttgaagaagcgGGAAAAGGCTGCCAAGAGGTCTGCTCAGAAGCAGGCAAGCGGTATCACAATagaacagcaacagttGCAAGCACAGGcgaaaagagaaaagaaaaagcagcagcagcaccgcGAGGAGCAGAAGAGGGAAGCCAAACTGAAAAAGATCCAGAATGAGCTCAATCCTAGCCGTAAGGCAAAGAAGACAACTCTTTTTAGTCACTTGGAGACCACAGAGGAGAGAAGGGCGTCCATCCTTGCGATCAGCAGTGCCGTCACATCACCTGTTGCATCTAGAATTACCGCTTCCGGGCTCATGATCCCCATGGTGGCCAGCGTCGTCTCTGGTTCTCAGGTTTATACaacttcttccttctccaattcCGGCCCAACATTAAAAAATGAGACGGCTCCgaaagttcaaaaatcGTCCCCTGCTGTGTCAGGGCAAGCCGTCACCGTGGCCGGGACAGCCTCAGTGCCAGATCATTCCTCGACACAAGATATTGCTAAATCGCTAGCCACTATGTCTTTGGAATCGGAAGATTTTGGTGTTGTACCAGGGATCTCTTCCATTGTTCCTCATACTTTGGAGGAATCGTTTGAGAATAGCCAGCTGGTGTCATCGGTGAAGGAACTGCTGCTGAACAAGGACTACATCCATCCAGCAATCACTCTGTTGACCACGAATTTAGCACACTATAAGATCGTGGGTTCCATACCACGTTGCATTGCCATGTTAGAAGCATTCCAGATAGTTATCAGAGACTATCAAACTCCAAAGGGCACCACCTTGTCTAGAAACTTGACAAACTACCTTTCGCACCAAATcgatatcttgaagaaggcgAGACCACTGAGTGTCACCATGGGTAACGCCATCAGGTGGATCAAACAGGAGATCTCACACATCGACCCGTCTATCTCGGACGAAGTCGCCAAACAAGACCTCTGTGAACAGATAGCTCAATTTGCAAGAGAAAAGATCGAACTAGCAGACCAGTTGATCATTGAAAATGCATCCAACCATATTGAAAAATCAGCAACGATTGTTGTCTACGGTTCCTCTAAGGTGATCTCCGATTTGATACTACACAACACACTCCAGTTGCAAAAAAACATCAAAGTCATTGTGGTAGATTCAAGACCCTTGTTTGAGGGTAGGAGTATGGCCAACATGCTGCGGAGGAAAGGCGTCGACGTGATGTACTCTCTGATCACCAGTTTGGACGCCGTCTTCGACATGGGCGTAGACTACGTTTTCTTGGGTGCGCACTCGATTCTATCGAACGGGTTCTTGTATTCGAGGGTCGGCACTGCAATGATCGCAATGAGCgccaagagaagaaacatTCCAGTGCTCGTGTGTTGTGAGTCTTTGAAATTCTCACAACGAGTTCAACTGGACAGTGTTACGTTCAACGAGCTGGCGGATCCAAACGACTTGGTGTCCATCGACTATGACAATCCACTAGAGAGACGCGGTAACACAGGTACACTTTTGAAGCAGTTTTTAAAAGAGCGGGAAACGGGCAGGAAGAAGCAAGAGAGcgaaaacaaaatcaagGGCAAAGCCTCCGTTTCATCGTCCAATAATCGGAACAAGGTCAACGGCGCCTCTGCACCAAGCGAAGGTGGTGAGGAGAAAAACATCTTAGACAGCTGGCATGGCCTGAAGTCATTGAATATTGTCAATATCCTCTATGACTTGACCCCTCCAGAATACATCAAGAAGGTTATCACTGAATTCGGTGCTCTACCACCATCTTCTGTGCCTGTCATCCTGAGAGAATATAAAGGGTCAACGTAA